From the Acidobacteriota bacterium genome, one window contains:
- a CDS encoding DUF11 domain-containing protein, whose protein sequence is MDSNVVVTMVLGTHCFESPQIGVIPQGTVAPAELLTFTVAITNDNSLDLNDVTVRTPLDVGLLAPISFSTMTVTTANGGSAEVTGVYDPMSRTLTWTVDQITAGDSIELEFQAEVQSGLVPDSTIAKQAEVSSLACPVPISTNVLVIGIVPPVLQLTKSANRSSATVGDSVIYSLVAAHSGTVLDLDNTVVVDRLPPTLRYLRGSTTIDGVSAPDPITAEKGRLLTFGLGLLQPGDGRLVRYATVVAAGAVRGEAINQAHLEAMTPAGSLVVSDQATAAVRLTPGPFRREAQLVGRVFVDDDSDGVPDDGEPGVPGALVTMEDGRGALTDVSGRWSITGVDPGLHVVRIDPATLPSSIIPTIGGTQWVGDAGTRFVEARASTLVIADLPVGPPLSPRCSITAEPISYTLPLAIFQDSRGRYDSAADRHLQALARLVDDAGVSSDRSMAVKCGDDSVRQRMAREISAALNVVRRIRDSRPEENRPKSFEQTLRTVKPVAQILSPLEGDVADRTRIDIDVIVPTESGSELRVNGGLVPERRVGTRSELPSRGLIAMRYVGVELRPGDNVIELNSGAAVIHVSLPDEPVELVASAEGGHWVADGVTTPVLIVETLDQFGARSLARQTLTLEIEGATVAEDDLDLERSGLQVRIVRGVAKVAMSPQTSPGRVRVRASTDLMEIEEEIEVHPGGGGWRITGLAEANLVGDGGVEGDGGAAPGLGDPITESGGRVALFARGPLGDKAQLTVSVDTERERDRDRLTNDFEPDLFYPVVGDESVAIDEAASQGKVFVRVDGTRGYAQWGDFSTAFRRTELGRYDRKLTGARGNVSKGGFSFDGFASSSDQQVVRDVFEADNTSGPFILRSSPVVARSETVIVETRDRFHTDEVISREIKRADLDYDLDPVAGTILFRGPIAAFDAALNPRRVVVLYESRGGGEDQWTGGGRVAWRSGRNFEIGSTAVVEERSGENYSLLGMDLHWRLSPGTQLHAEVASSDAGEQSTAYRLHLSGAPRHQLRWEFGFEDVPQAFDNPTLLAAPEVGSRRIRGQIEWQPTDDWRIKAEGYTQEDEGAGIDRTVLGVEAERRAGPVTALGGLRHVSAETGAGPETDSTLIKAGLRGKISDRWSAEFHREQALSGETAPGFPTRTAVGVSFDVRTDTKIFLREEIESGDGPDRDRTVLGVESQIGPHTRGLMNYSLNGGVQGDSLRALAGVETVLPLDERRSLQFSAGRLQTTLGDDTGDYTTLGAGFEYRTGSKLLSTRYELRLGELDDRHLLTATGAFKPSEPWTIFVRERLFVDARDGIDTSWRGEGLLGTAYRPLAGRWQFLTRLDHQIGNGVAGTSAGVLPGTAPTEPSSSIGTPSPSTIGIGLGTDPGRGYPDTDVISISVAAGFRPTAKHRVASSVIVRHVGEDETLNIPSTLARLVSLHYTTQVHQRWTLGMSLREFAELRSSTRDSGAGVEVGFLAFRNLWITVGYNVIGFDDGDFSAAETTESGAFVSFRFKFDERSLTRLGDLRLDR, encoded by the coding sequence GTGGACTCGAACGTGGTCGTCACGATGGTTCTTGGCACCCATTGTTTCGAGAGCCCGCAAATCGGCGTGATCCCGCAGGGAACGGTCGCTCCCGCCGAACTCCTGACCTTCACCGTCGCGATCACCAACGACAATTCGCTCGATCTGAACGACGTAACCGTGCGGACTCCACTGGACGTGGGGCTCCTGGCGCCAATCTCGTTTTCGACAATGACCGTGACGACCGCGAATGGGGGTTCGGCAGAGGTAACCGGGGTCTACGACCCGATGAGTCGCACGCTCACCTGGACCGTGGACCAGATCACGGCCGGTGACTCGATCGAATTGGAATTTCAGGCAGAGGTCCAGTCGGGCCTCGTTCCGGATTCCACGATTGCCAAACAGGCCGAAGTGTCCTCGCTTGCGTGTCCGGTCCCAATCTCTACCAACGTGTTGGTCATCGGGATCGTTCCGCCGGTTCTACAACTCACAAAATCCGCCAATCGGTCCAGCGCGACGGTCGGCGACTCTGTGATCTACTCACTCGTCGCGGCCCATAGCGGGACTGTTCTCGATCTTGACAACACCGTCGTGGTTGACCGGTTGCCACCGACGCTTCGCTATCTGCGGGGCAGTACGACGATCGACGGGGTTTCTGCACCCGATCCGATCACCGCCGAGAAAGGTCGACTCCTCACGTTCGGCCTCGGTCTGCTGCAGCCCGGTGATGGGCGACTCGTCCGTTACGCAACCGTCGTCGCCGCCGGCGCCGTCCGCGGAGAAGCCATCAATCAGGCACATCTCGAAGCGATGACTCCTGCGGGTTCGCTCGTCGTGTCCGATCAGGCTACTGCGGCGGTTCGACTCACACCCGGGCCGTTCAGGAGAGAGGCTCAGTTAGTGGGGCGTGTCTTCGTCGATGACGATTCCGATGGAGTCCCGGACGATGGCGAACCCGGAGTCCCGGGAGCTCTGGTCACGATGGAAGACGGTCGCGGAGCCCTGACCGACGTAAGCGGCCGCTGGAGCATCACGGGCGTGGATCCCGGATTGCACGTCGTTCGCATCGATCCCGCGACCCTTCCCAGTTCGATCATTCCTACGATCGGTGGCACCCAATGGGTCGGCGATGCCGGCACTCGTTTCGTGGAGGCTCGAGCTTCAACCCTTGTCATCGCCGATCTTCCCGTGGGGCCACCGCTCTCCCCGCGTTGTTCGATCACCGCCGAGCCAATTAGCTACACGTTGCCACTGGCGATCTTTCAGGATTCGCGCGGGCGATATGACAGCGCCGCGGATCGCCATCTGCAGGCGCTGGCTCGACTTGTCGACGATGCCGGCGTTTCCTCAGACCGTTCCATGGCAGTCAAATGCGGTGACGACTCCGTCCGCCAACGCATGGCCCGGGAAATCTCCGCAGCGCTCAACGTCGTCCGACGAATAAGAGATTCGCGCCCGGAGGAGAACCGACCGAAATCCTTCGAGCAGACTCTACGCACCGTGAAGCCCGTGGCGCAGATTCTGTCTCCGCTGGAAGGCGATGTCGCGGATCGGACACGCATCGATATCGACGTCATCGTACCGACGGAGTCCGGTTCGGAACTGCGCGTCAACGGCGGACTGGTTCCCGAGAGACGGGTCGGAACACGTTCCGAGCTTCCGTCTCGTGGTTTGATCGCGATGCGCTACGTGGGTGTAGAGTTGCGACCGGGGGACAACGTCATCGAGTTGAATTCGGGGGCGGCGGTCATTCATGTCAGTCTTCCCGATGAGCCCGTCGAACTTGTCGCGTCGGCCGAAGGGGGGCACTGGGTCGCCGACGGCGTCACGACTCCGGTTCTTATTGTCGAGACTCTCGATCAGTTCGGAGCCCGTTCGCTCGCCAGGCAGACGCTAACGTTGGAGATCGAAGGCGCAACGGTCGCTGAGGACGATCTCGATCTCGAGCGTTCCGGACTCCAGGTTCGGATTGTCCGCGGCGTCGCGAAAGTCGCAATGTCACCCCAGACGTCGCCTGGTCGCGTTCGCGTCCGAGCTTCCACCGATTTGATGGAGATCGAAGAGGAGATCGAGGTTCATCCTGGAGGCGGCGGATGGAGAATCACGGGTCTCGCCGAGGCCAACCTGGTGGGGGACGGTGGCGTCGAGGGTGACGGCGGTGCGGCACCCGGGCTGGGAGATCCGATCACGGAAAGCGGCGGAAGAGTTGCGTTGTTCGCACGCGGTCCTCTCGGCGACAAGGCGCAACTGACAGTCTCGGTCGATACGGAGCGAGAGCGAGATAGGGACCGCCTCACCAACGACTTCGAACCGGATCTGTTCTATCCGGTCGTCGGAGACGAAAGCGTTGCGATCGATGAGGCGGCATCTCAGGGCAAAGTGTTTGTACGGGTTGACGGAACTCGCGGGTACGCACAGTGGGGAGATTTCTCTACTGCGTTTCGACGGACCGAACTCGGTCGCTATGATCGCAAGTTGACCGGAGCACGCGGAAACGTCTCAAAGGGCGGATTCTCTTTCGATGGATTCGCCTCGAGCTCGGATCAACAAGTCGTCCGGGACGTATTCGAGGCCGACAATACATCGGGCCCGTTCATCCTTCGGTCGAGCCCCGTCGTGGCACGATCTGAGACCGTCATCGTGGAGACACGCGATCGGTTTCACACGGATGAGGTGATCTCTCGTGAGATCAAACGTGCGGACCTGGACTACGATCTCGACCCTGTTGCAGGCACAATTCTCTTTCGTGGGCCCATCGCCGCGTTCGATGCGGCGCTGAACCCACGTCGCGTGGTGGTCTTGTACGAGTCGCGCGGCGGTGGAGAGGATCAGTGGACCGGTGGCGGCCGCGTAGCGTGGAGAAGCGGCAGGAATTTCGAAATCGGCTCGACCGCGGTCGTCGAGGAGAGATCCGGAGAGAACTACTCACTTCTTGGGATGGATCTACATTGGCGTCTGTCGCCGGGCACACAACTTCACGCGGAGGTGGCTTCGAGTGATGCCGGCGAGCAGTCGACGGCTTACAGACTCCATCTATCCGGCGCGCCCCGACACCAGCTTCGTTGGGAATTCGGGTTCGAAGACGTCCCTCAGGCGTTTGACAACCCGACGCTCCTTGCCGCGCCGGAAGTCGGGTCTCGACGGATTCGGGGCCAGATCGAATGGCAACCTACCGACGACTGGAGGATCAAGGCTGAGGGATACACCCAGGAGGACGAGGGTGCGGGCATCGATCGAACGGTGCTCGGTGTCGAGGCGGAGCGTCGCGCGGGCCCCGTCACCGCTCTCGGCGGATTGCGTCATGTCTCCGCCGAAACCGGTGCAGGCCCGGAAACCGATTCGACGCTGATCAAGGCGGGGTTGCGCGGAAAAATCTCTGATCGTTGGTCCGCCGAGTTCCATCGAGAGCAGGCGCTCAGCGGAGAGACCGCGCCTGGTTTCCCCACGCGCACCGCTGTCGGTGTCTCCTTCGATGTACGGACGGATACGAAGATCTTCCTACGCGAGGAGATCGAGTCCGGCGATGGCCCTGATCGGGATCGAACCGTTCTCGGCGTCGAGAGTCAAATCGGACCCCACACGCGGGGCCTGATGAACTACAGCCTTAACGGAGGGGTCCAGGGCGACTCCCTCCGAGCACTCGCCGGTGTAGAAACCGTTCTCCCGCTCGATGAGAGGCGGTCGCTCCAATTCTCCGCCGGCCGACTTCAGACGACGTTGGGTGACGACACAGGTGACTACACCACCCTTGGCGCCGGTTTCGAGTACCGAACCGGAAGCAAACTTCTATCGACTCGATACGAACTTCGACTCGGCGAACTCGACGATCGCCACTTGCTAACCGCGACCGGAGCGTTCAAACCATCCGAGCCGTGGACGATCTTTGTGAGAGAGCGGTTATTTGTTGATGCGCGAGATGGAATCGACACATCGTGGCGCGGGGAGGGTCTGCTGGGAACTGCGTATAGACCCCTTGCGGGGAGATGGCAGTTCCTGACGAGACTGGATCATCAGATTGGCAACGGCGTGGCTGGCACCTCAGCCGGAGTCTTGCCGGGGACAGCCCCCACCGAACCGTCCAGCTCGATCGGAACGCCGTCACCCTCAACAATCGGCATCGGTCTGGGCACGGATCCGGGCCGCGGGTATCCGGATACCGATGTGATCTCGATCTCGGTCGCCGCTGGCTTTCGACCCACGGCCAAACACCGCGTCGCGAGTTCCGTGATCGTCCGTCACGTCGGTGAGGACGAGACGCTCAATATTCCCTCAACGCTGGCCCGACTCGTTTCCCTCCACTACACGACACAGGTCCATCAGCGTTGGACGTTAGGAATGAGTCTGCGAGAATTCGCCGAGCTTCGCAGTAGCACTCGCGACTCCGGAGCCGGTGTAGAAGTTGGCTTCCTCGCGTTCCGAAATCTGTGGATCACAGTCGGATACAACGTCATTGGATTCGACGACGGGGACTTCTCGGCCGCGGAAACGACCGAGAGCGGTGCGTTCGTTTCGTTCAGATTCAAGTTTGACGAACGCAGCCTGACCCGACTCGGAGACTTGCGACTGGATCGCTAG
- a CDS encoding DUF11 domain-containing protein: MAHTYIKRFTLGVALTLLMVAFAADSFAAGTPAGTVISNTATADYEDANANALQAISNTVTTTVNQVSAVDISPPTGSLNADPGDLVCYAHTVSNNGNDAGIIDIATSSSQGFTVTVYEDVNTNGTYESGTDTLLTDTGGSADVDTGILPDSVSSPGNNSIEILVCIAVPAGTADGTVDATDIDIASVNDPGATDSATDTTTVQSPDLGVVKSVSPVGNQPPGTTLTYTIVVTNNGAVDALNIVLTDPVPANTTYVGSSITQDAATRTDGADGDNADHDDTNAGEVTVAIGTLASGASTTIVFEVMID; this comes from the coding sequence ATGGCACACACGTACATCAAGCGTTTCACGCTAGGTGTAGCGCTGACGTTGCTGATGGTGGCTTTTGCCGCCGATAGCTTCGCGGCAGGTACTCCGGCGGGAACCGTTATTTCCAATACGGCAACCGCCGACTACGAGGACGCCAATGCCAACGCGTTGCAGGCAATCTCGAATACGGTGACCACGACGGTGAATCAGGTCTCTGCGGTCGATATTTCCCCACCAACAGGTTCGCTCAACGCAGATCCCGGAGATCTCGTTTGTTACGCTCATACCGTTTCGAACAACGGTAACGACGCCGGTATCATCGATATCGCCACGAGTAGCAGCCAGGGCTTCACGGTCACGGTCTACGAGGACGTCAACACCAACGGTACTTACGAATCCGGTACCGATACACTTCTCACCGACACGGGTGGCAGCGCGGATGTGGATACCGGCATACTGCCGGACAGCGTCAGTTCCCCCGGTAACAACTCCATTGAAATTCTCGTGTGCATCGCGGTCCCGGCTGGAACTGCCGACGGAACGGTGGATGCGACCGACATCGATATCGCCTCCGTTAACGATCCCGGAGCGACCGATTCTGCGACGGACACGACGACGGTCCAGTCTCCTGATCTGGGTGTCGTCAAGTCGGTGTCGCCCGTCGGCAACCAGCCCCCCGGCACCACGCTGACGTACACCATCGTCGTGACCAATAATGGCGCAGTGGACGCTCTCAACATCGTGCTGACGGATCCGGTTCCGGCCAACACAACGTATGTTGGATCGTCGATTACTCAGGATGCCGCTACCCGAACCGATGGTGCGGACGGCGACAACGCCGACCATGACGACACCAATGCTGGCGAGGTCACCGTCGCCATCGGGACACTGGCGTCAGGCGCGAGTACGACGATCGTGTTCGAGGTAATGATCGACTGA
- the aceB gene encoding malate synthase A — MPRGISLATSHVDRQEAIFTPEAVSFVARLTRRHGPALDRLLAARVDRRARMATGEELRFLPETKSVRDGDWKVASIPSDLLRRHVEITGPVDRKMIINALNSGADCFMADFEDSSAPTWDAMVAGQVNLRDAVAGTISLHDESRDKHYRLNENTGTLLVRPRGLHLVEQNMRIDGKPVPAGLFDFALYFFHNAHRLLAKGSGPYFYLPKLESHREARWWNDVFVDAQEFLGLPIGSIKVTMLIETLPAAFEMHELMFELRQHSVGLNCGRWDYIFSYIKTHRERPDRVLPDRSQVTMEQHCMHAYSRLVIQTCHRRGAHAIGGMAAQIPIKGDDAANQVAMEKVRRDKLREVTDGHDGTWVAHPALVTIAREIFDDGMPSDSQGNNDHQQHVLLHDLRVSEEDLLRVPEGTRTEEGLRLNVRVGIQYVAAWLEGLGCVPLYNLMEDAATAEISRAQVWQWVHHGVELEDQSPVTVERISSVIDEEMVKIQQEVGDSRFVSSPYAEAAELFRRWCCAETLEEFLTSAAYARLIERDSNR, encoded by the coding sequence ATGCCCCGCGGGATTTCGCTGGCGACGAGTCATGTCGACCGGCAGGAGGCGATCTTCACGCCGGAAGCGGTCTCGTTCGTTGCACGGCTCACGCGCCGGCACGGACCCGCCCTGGATCGGCTGCTCGCTGCGCGGGTGGATCGCCGTGCGCGGATGGCAACGGGCGAAGAGCTTCGGTTCTTGCCCGAGACAAAATCCGTTCGCGATGGCGACTGGAAAGTCGCTTCGATCCCGTCGGATCTCCTCAGGCGACACGTCGAGATTACGGGACCCGTCGATCGCAAGATGATCATCAACGCGCTCAACTCGGGCGCGGACTGTTTCATGGCGGACTTCGAAGACTCGTCCGCCCCAACGTGGGATGCCATGGTCGCCGGGCAGGTCAATCTCCGCGACGCGGTCGCCGGGACGATTTCGCTCCACGATGAATCGCGCGACAAGCACTACCGTCTGAACGAGAATACGGGGACGCTCCTGGTACGACCGCGCGGGTTGCATCTGGTCGAACAGAACATGCGAATTGACGGGAAGCCTGTTCCTGCAGGCCTTTTCGATTTCGCGCTCTATTTCTTCCACAACGCACACCGATTGCTCGCAAAGGGGAGCGGACCGTACTTCTACCTTCCGAAACTGGAGAGCCACCGTGAGGCCAGATGGTGGAACGACGTCTTCGTCGATGCCCAGGAATTCCTGGGACTCCCGATTGGATCGATCAAGGTCACGATGCTCATCGAAACGCTCCCGGCGGCCTTCGAGATGCACGAGTTGATGTTCGAGCTCCGGCAGCACTCTGTCGGACTCAACTGTGGTCGCTGGGACTACATCTTTAGCTACATCAAGACCCATCGCGAGCGACCCGATCGCGTTCTTCCGGACCGATCGCAGGTGACGATGGAACAACACTGCATGCACGCCTACTCCCGTCTGGTGATTCAAACGTGTCATCGGCGGGGCGCACATGCGATTGGCGGGATGGCCGCCCAGATTCCCATCAAGGGGGACGATGCGGCGAACCAGGTCGCGATGGAAAAAGTCCGTCGAGATAAGCTCCGCGAGGTCACCGATGGCCACGACGGAACCTGGGTAGCTCATCCGGCGCTGGTGACGATTGCCCGCGAGATCTTTGACGATGGAATGCCGTCAGACAGCCAGGGCAACAATGACCACCAGCAACACGTACTCTTGCACGATCTTCGCGTGTCGGAAGAAGACTTGCTGCGAGTCCCGGAAGGAACACGCACCGAAGAGGGACTGAGGCTCAACGTGCGTGTCGGCATCCAGTACGTCGCAGCCTGGCTGGAGGGTCTTGGCTGTGTTCCGCTCTACAACCTGATGGAAGACGCGGCGACGGCTGAGATCTCTCGCGCTCAGGTATGGCAGTGGGTCCACCATGGCGTCGAACTCGAGGATCAATCTCCTGTGACGGTGGAGCGAATCAGCTCCGTGATCGATGAGGAGATGGTCAAGATCCAACAAGAAGTCGGCGATTCCAGGTTTGTTTCATCGCCGTACGCCGAGGCGGCGGAGCTCTTTCGCCGCTGGTGTTGCGCCGAGACGCTGGAAGAATTCTTGACCAGCGCCGCGTATGCGCGATTGATCGAACGCGATTCAAATCGCTGA
- a CDS encoding S1C family serine protease: protein MRRSHLHALPLLLCLTVGLTWSLDSPSTTESDSSLATALSLENAFIEVAERVSPGVVAIRGYRKIAAGASPRDEDGWTGQEAERFPGHARRTARSGFFVSKDGYILTTRDAVQHPDDPTPVDILEVEFGRQVRVRGRIVGIEPTINLAVVKVDTPVELTVLPSADSDLIRVGQWAIAFGDPEGAERTFAAGVVSLRPQRDCYQEELTRTYVQTSNRVPPQSQGGPLVDIHGRVVGMSVPPGASAPSDELDRVAGVGSGFALPSNLAMTLYGALREKESRVSPWLGFSVLQLSPDLRKQLQSSPRTGVYIDDLFVPSPASQAGVQVGDVLVEMGGQRILAVKDFQRWLYLFGIDREVELLLFRDGNEIKTTVTIEQRPAAAITR, encoded by the coding sequence ATGAGACGATCGCATCTGCATGCACTTCCCCTGTTGTTGTGTTTGACGGTTGGCCTGACGTGGTCATTGGACTCCCCGTCGACGACCGAATCCGACAGCAGCCTCGCGACCGCGTTGTCTCTCGAAAACGCCTTCATCGAAGTCGCGGAACGGGTTTCGCCAGGGGTAGTCGCGATTCGCGGCTACCGAAAGATCGCCGCTGGGGCCAGTCCCCGCGACGAGGACGGCTGGACCGGGCAGGAGGCCGAGCGGTTTCCTGGCCACGCGAGACGGACGGCGCGAAGCGGGTTCTTCGTCAGCAAGGACGGATACATCCTCACGACTCGCGACGCGGTTCAACACCCGGATGACCCAACGCCCGTGGACATCCTGGAAGTCGAATTCGGTCGGCAAGTTCGCGTTCGTGGTCGAATCGTCGGCATTGAACCCACGATCAACCTCGCGGTCGTCAAGGTTGACACTCCGGTCGAGCTGACCGTTCTCCCATCGGCAGATAGCGATCTCATACGTGTAGGGCAATGGGCGATCGCTTTCGGCGATCCGGAAGGAGCTGAGCGAACTTTCGCGGCGGGAGTCGTCTCTCTTCGTCCCCAACGTGACTGTTACCAGGAGGAACTGACGCGAACCTACGTTCAGACGTCGAATCGCGTCCCGCCTCAGAGCCAGGGCGGTCCCCTGGTTGATATTCACGGTAGGGTCGTGGGGATGAGTGTTCCGCCCGGGGCCTCTGCGCCATCGGATGAGCTGGATCGGGTCGCCGGAGTCGGATCCGGCTTCGCACTGCCGAGTAATCTGGCGATGACGCTTTATGGAGCGCTGCGTGAGAAGGAGAGCCGCGTCTCGCCGTGGCTCGGGTTCTCGGTTCTCCAGCTCTCTCCTGACCTGCGAAAACAGTTGCAGTCGTCACCACGAACGGGTGTCTACATCGACGATCTGTTCGTTCCCAGTCCGGCATCACAAGCGGGTGTCCAGGTGGGTGACGTGCTGGTCGAGATGGGTGGGCAACGGATCCTGGCGGTCAAGGACTTTCAGCGGTGGCTCTATCTGTTCGGCATCGATCGAGAGGTCGAGTTGCTCCTGTTCCGCGACGGGAACGAGATCAAAACGACGGTCACCATCGAACAACGTCCAGCGGCCGCAATAACCCGCTGA
- a CDS encoding sulfatase-like hydrolase/transferase — translation MTRSHSIQVHWAGALAVFLIWTFVGCGPQSSPPVTPADENVLLITVDTLRADHLGVYGATQIETPNMNRLATGGVWYEQAVAASPITLPSHATILTGLDTPHHGVRHNGLFVLDEKFETLAEILRQRGYSTAAFTGAFVLDQRYGLGQGFDHYDDQVHIGGGKRPGGTYVERDAGVVVDRALQWLNTRDTDRPFFVWLHFYDPHAPYRAPSPWMERYATNPYAGEVAWVDDRVGHLLEELGEAELLDHTLTVLTADHGEGLGQHDEWTHADLIYESTMRVPLIFSGPSVARGGGPVRDRLAATVDVLPTVLSLLDIPFDGNRFDGIDLIGEPISPDRQVHVETMAPLLDYGWSSLHGLRTLTTKYIDAPDPEFFDLATDPGELTNLYNDDARAVESRRVLSELRSHWGDDLALLDGGREQTPDERRRLQSLGYVAGSNASRRVGGEDPKTMMGVWRRMREAVDLARQKRYEDAQAAIEAVLAEQPTSARAWYSAASIYEMADVPDRVEHAMRQAVALQPRSEGYVTLARYALQRNDEVAFRDALDAAEALDPRDGGVAIGLGHYHASRGRIAEALAAFRHAIEVDPIRSGPYARQQLERLEAAQGDTP, via the coding sequence ATGACCCGTTCCCATTCAATTCAAGTCCATTGGGCCGGCGCACTCGCGGTATTCCTGATCTGGACGTTCGTCGGATGCGGCCCACAATCGTCGCCGCCCGTAACCCCGGCCGATGAGAACGTTCTGCTCATCACGGTCGATACCTTGCGAGCAGATCATCTCGGTGTGTACGGAGCCACGCAAATCGAGACTCCGAACATGAACCGCCTGGCCACCGGAGGCGTGTGGTACGAGCAGGCAGTTGCCGCGTCACCGATCACACTCCCGTCCCATGCCACGATCCTGACGGGGCTGGACACACCGCACCACGGGGTTCGTCACAACGGCCTGTTCGTGCTGGATGAGAAGTTCGAGACGCTGGCGGAGATTCTTCGTCAGCGTGGCTACTCCACGGCTGCGTTCACGGGTGCGTTCGTCCTGGACCAACGCTACGGTCTCGGCCAGGGATTCGACCACTACGACGACCAGGTCCACATCGGTGGCGGCAAACGCCCCGGTGGGACGTATGTTGAACGCGACGCCGGAGTCGTCGTCGATCGAGCCTTGCAATGGCTGAACACCCGCGATACTGATCGCCCTTTCTTTGTCTGGTTGCATTTCTACGATCCCCACGCGCCCTACCGCGCCCCGTCGCCGTGGATGGAGCGATACGCGACGAACCCGTATGCGGGAGAGGTCGCCTGGGTCGACGACCGCGTCGGTCATCTCCTTGAAGAACTCGGAGAGGCCGAACTTCTTGATCACACGCTTACCGTACTGACCGCGGATCACGGTGAGGGTCTGGGGCAACATGATGAGTGGACTCACGCCGACCTGATCTACGAGAGCACGATGCGTGTTCCGCTGATTTTCTCCGGACCATCGGTCGCACGAGGCGGCGGACCGGTTCGCGATCGCCTGGCCGCAACCGTAGATGTTCTTCCGACCGTACTCTCGCTCCTCGATATTCCGTTCGACGGCAACCGCTTCGATGGGATTGACCTGATAGGCGAACCCATCTCACCGGACCGACAGGTTCATGTCGAGACGATGGCACCGCTCCTCGATTACGGATGGTCGTCGCTGCACGGCTTGCGCACACTGACCACCAAGTACATCGACGCCCCCGATCCGGAGTTCTTCGATCTCGCGACGGACCCGGGAGAACTGACCAATCTCTACAACGATGACGCCAGAGCTGTGGAGTCAAGGCGCGTCCTATCCGAGCTGCGAAGTCATTGGGGTGATGATCTCGCATTGCTTGACGGCGGTCGCGAACAGACACCCGACGAGCGCCGTCGTCTCCAGTCGCTCGGATATGTCGCCGGTTCGAACGCGTCACGGCGAGTGGGTGGCGAGGATCCGAAGACGATGATGGGGGTCTGGCGTCGGATGCGGGAGGCCGTGGATCTTGCGCGTCAGAAACGATACGAGGACGCGCAGGCGGCGATCGAGGCCGTTCTCGCCGAGCAGCCGACATCGGCGCGGGCGTGGTACAGCGCGGCGAGCATCTATGAAATGGCCGATGTCCCGGATCGCGTCGAGCATGCGATGCGGCAGGCCGTTGCGCTTCAGCCACGCTCGGAGGGGTACGTCACCCTGGCCCGTTACGCCCTTCAAAGAAACGATGAAGTCGCGTTTCGTGACGCCCTTGACGCTGCGGAGGCGCTCGACCCACGGGACGGCGGCGTGGCGATCGGCCTGGGGCACTACCACGCGTCTCGTGGCCGAATCGCCGAAGCGTTGGCCGCGTTTCGCCATGCGATCGAGGTGGATCCGATCCGGTCCGGCCCGTACGCTCGTCAGCAACTGGAACGACTCGAGGCGGCGCAGGGAGATACCCCATGA